Sequence from the Paenibacillus tundrae genome:
ACCTATTTTGGAAGCGGGAAGGATGAGGCCTCATGATGACATTGGTGCGCTTACATGAAGTATCTAAGGAATGGAACGGAATAGAATTATTTACAGGATTGCAGCTAGAAATTAATGAAGGGGAGAGACTGGCGATTCTGGGATCCAACGGTTGTGGCAAAACGACTTTGCTGCGCATGATTCTAGGGGAAGAAGAGGGCGGAGGAAGGATCGAGCGTGCTTTGCCACAGCAGAACTGGGGATTTATGCGTCAACGCTCTCAGATCGAACCTGGGATGAAGGTGCTGGATGCAGTTCGTCAGGAGAGTGGGCAAATTTACGAGGTCAAGCGTAAGCTCATAGAACTGGAAGGACATTTAAGTGCGTGCGGTGCCGGAGAAGAGCAACAATGGATGGAAGCCTACACGGTAGCAATGGAAGAATACGAGCAATTGAACGGTTATATGTGGGAGACTGAGGTTGAGAAGGTATTGACGCGGCTTGGATTAACGTCTGAGCATTGGAGCAGACCCTATGATTCTTTGAGTGGCGGACAAAAAACAAAAGCTAGGCTTGCTGGATTATTGGTCAGTAAACCGAAGTTTCTCATTCTGGATGAGCCAACGAACCATTTGGACGAAGAAAGCATGCGCTGGTTAGAGGGCTGGCTATCCGCTTATACAGGCACACTCTTGTTTGTGTCACATGACCGAACGTTTATTGATGAAGTGGCAACAGGGGTCATTGAGTTTAGCTCAGACAAACTCGTCAAGTACAAGGGTGGGTACACCGCATACAAAGGTCACAAAGAACGGGAATTACGGGAACAGGAGGCTCTGTATCGTAAACAAGAATTAGAGAAGAAGGCATTAGAAGAGACAATTCGTAACTACCAGCAGTGGTTTCATAAAGCGCATAATTCAGCAACCGACGTTGAGGTCAAAATCACCCAGAGCTTTTACAAAGCCAAGGCAAACAAGAACATCTCTCGTTACCATGCCAAGCAAAAGCAGCTTGAACGGTTGGAGAACGAGCGCGTGGATAAGCCACGAGAGGCTACTCGGTTAAACATGGAACTAAATATGAAGTCTCTCGGTGCACGCCAGCTCCTAAGATTGAATCAGGTTGAGTTTGCTTATCCTGGGGAGAATCCTCTATTTCATGGATTGAACGTTGCAGTAGAGCGAGGGGATCGTCTGGCTGTACGTGGCCTCAATGGTACGGGGAAGACGACATTGCTTAAACTGATGATTGGAGAGCTTGAGCCTGTACAAGGGGATGTGACAAGGAATCCCGGGCTGAAGATCGGTTACTTTTCACAAGAACTCGAAGGACTTCCAGAAGAGCAGACATTGCTGGACAGCTTGCTTAGTCTGCCTTCCATGACACAGAGTGCGGCACGTACGATTTTGGGATGTTTCCTCTTTTCTAGAGAAGATGTATTCAAGCGAATTGGGGATTTGAGTATGGGAGAGAAGTGTAGAGTGGCTTTCTTGCGGCTGTATTTCGGAGGAGCGAACCTGCTTGTGCTAGACGAACCAACCAACTATCTCGACATTGATACCCAGGAAGTTATGGAAAATGTATTAAAACAGGCTTCCGGTGCATTTGTTTTAGTCTCACATGATCGAATGTTAACCAAAGAGCTTGCCAATCGGTTGCTTGACCTCAAATCAGATGGTACGGCGATTTACTTCGAAGGTGGGGTAGAAGACTGGGAACAATCTCATGTTCTAAGAGAATCGGCATTACAGAACAGAGATTCTGATGATGAACGATTGCGTCTGGAGATGCGACTGTCTGAGTTGTTATCTCCAATGAATCGTGCCACAAGAGATAGCGAGGATCAGACGAAGCTAGAACCGGAAGAGGAACGAGCGAAGGAAGCTGCGGAAATTCAGCGTATTAAGCAGCGGCTGGGGCAACTGCATCAATCAAATTGAGCTGTATTGTGTGAAACCGCAAGATGTTATCCTTCAAGTTTTCCTGACTAAAGGGTGAAGAATCTAGGTATAACAGCGACCTTTAAACTTGTTCCGTTGTCAGAATGGTAAGCCCATATCGTCCCATATTCGACTGATATCGAAGTATAACGGTTGCTATTTCATTCGAT
This genomic interval carries:
- the abc-f gene encoding ribosomal protection-like ABC-F family protein; its protein translation is MMTLVRLHEVSKEWNGIELFTGLQLEINEGERLAILGSNGCGKTTLLRMILGEEEGGGRIERALPQQNWGFMRQRSQIEPGMKVLDAVRQESGQIYEVKRKLIELEGHLSACGAGEEQQWMEAYTVAMEEYEQLNGYMWETEVEKVLTRLGLTSEHWSRPYDSLSGGQKTKARLAGLLVSKPKFLILDEPTNHLDEESMRWLEGWLSAYTGTLLFVSHDRTFIDEVATGVIEFSSDKLVKYKGGYTAYKGHKERELREQEALYRKQELEKKALEETIRNYQQWFHKAHNSATDVEVKITQSFYKAKANKNISRYHAKQKQLERLENERVDKPREATRLNMELNMKSLGARQLLRLNQVEFAYPGENPLFHGLNVAVERGDRLAVRGLNGTGKTTLLKLMIGELEPVQGDVTRNPGLKIGYFSQELEGLPEEQTLLDSLLSLPSMTQSAARTILGCFLFSREDVFKRIGDLSMGEKCRVAFLRLYFGGANLLVLDEPTNYLDIDTQEVMENVLKQASGAFVLVSHDRMLTKELANRLLDLKSDGTAIYFEGGVEDWEQSHVLRESALQNRDSDDERLRLEMRLSELLSPMNRATRDSEDQTKLEPEEERAKEAAEIQRIKQRLGQLHQSN